From the Leptospira inadai serovar Lyme str. 10 genome, the window AACACTATCTTGAGAATTTTGCGAAAATTCAAACCGATACGGAAACATCTTCCGAATTTCGGTACCGGAATCCGGTAGTCGAAGGAGATACCTTAATTATCGGAATTTCCCAATCGGGCGAGACCGCCGATACCCTCGCTTCGATTTTAGAAGCAAAGGCAAAATTCATTAAGGTCGTTTCTCTCGTAAATAACGTAAATTCGACGATAGCCAGGGAATCCGATTCTTATATTAGAACGGATGCAGGACCTGAAATCGGAGTGGCAAGTACGAAAGCGTTCACCGCTCAAGTGATCAATCTTCTGCTATTTTCCCTATACGTCGCGAGATTGAAATGGATTATTTCCGAAGAGGAACTTCGAGTTCTACTGGATGAAATTCGACTTCTGCCCGGAAAAATGGATCAGATTTTAGCCAAGGCTACTTTGCTAGAATCTTGGGCGGCGGATTTTACTAAGACCAAGGATTTCGTTTTTCTTGGAAGAACGTACAATCATCCGGTAGCTCTCGAAGGGGCTTTAAAGTTAAAGGAAGTTTCCTATATTCATGCTTCCGGTTATGCCGGCGGTGAATTTAAGCACGGTCCGATCGCGTTGATTACCAACGAAGTGCCGGTGGTTTGTCTTGCGACTAAATCGGAGATTTATTCCAAAATGCTTTCGAACATTCAGGAAATCAAGGCCCGAAACGGAATTATTATTTCGATCGTAACGGAAGGAGACAAGGAAGCCAGAGAACTTTCCGACTACTGTTTCGAAGTGCCGGATTGCCCTGAAATTTTAAGTCCCATTTTGAACGTTTTGCCGCTTCAACTTTTGGCGTATTATTCGGCGGTAGCGAGAGGTTGCCCGCCGGATCAACCGCGAAACCTGGCTAAATCCGTAACCGTGGAGTGACGATGGCTAGGGTCCAAAGAATCCTAATCGATGAGAGGGAAATTCCTTCCGGTTTAAAGGCTTTAACGAGAGTCAGGTCTTTTACCGAAATTCGTGACGGAGTTCTAACACCCTTAGAACGATTAAGGGCCCAATACGGGGATGCAAAATTCTTCTACGCGCATTCTCTCCCTATATTCGAAAAATCTTTTTTAGAACGGAATTCAAGAATCAATATCTACGACGGTCGCGACGTGGATCTGATTATTACCCCCGAAGAATTTCTGCCATGGAAATTAATAGACGGCACCGGTCGCTCGATCGAGCAGGATATCGATTTAAATAAGGATCTGCGAAGATGGATTCGAAAATTAAAAGTGAAATCCGGAGATTTTCAAATCGTAGGAAAGTCGAAGCATTTACATGTACATCCTTCGGCCAGTATTTTTCCGGGAGTCGTGATCGACGTCACCTCGGGGCCCGTCATTATCGATAAGGACGTAAAAATCACTTCCTTTTCCTTTTTAGAAGGTCCGCTGTACATCGGTCCGAGCGCTCGAATCGATAACGCAAGGATCACGGGCGGCACGACGATCGGGCAAGCCTGCAGAATAGGCGGCGAGGTGGGTGAAAGTATTATATTAGATTATTCTAATAAACATCACGAAGGGTTTCTCGGCCATTCCGTCGTTGGGAGTTGGGTAAATATCGGAGCCCTGGCTACGACTTCCGATTTGAAAAACAATTACGGCATCGTAAAAATCAAGGAAGAAGACGTCGAATGCAATACCGGGTCCATAAAATTCGGATCCATTATCGGCGACTATTCTAAAGTCGGTATCGGCGTAATGTTAAATACGGGTACCGTGATCGATTTCGGTTGTAATGTGGTCTCTTCTCGAGTCGGAGGTTATCTACCTCCTTTTTCCTGGGTTAACGGAGAGCCGTACATACTGGATCTATTTTTGCGCGACTCCAGAAAGATCATGGCTCGCCGTAACCGGGAACTTTCTTCTTCCGAATCCGAACTCATTCGAGTTCTTTACGAAACTAAAGTACGTAAGTAAATTCTTCCTAGGAGGGAACCATGGAAGTTTTAGAATCGCAAATTCGTACGTCTTCGTCCGAATATAAGGAAAATTACGAGGATCTATCGAAGAGAGTGGAAGCGACTCGCCGACTCTTGGAAAAAGTCAGGAAGGGTGGCGGCGATAAAGCGATTCAACGCCATAAAAGCCGAGGGAAACTGACCGCACGCGAACGAGTGGAAGGCCTGCTTGATCCGAATACGCCTTTCTTAGAATTCTCGGGTTTGGCCGGACAAGAAGTCTATGCGGATGAAGTTCCGTCCGCGGGTATCATTACGGGAATCGGTAGAATTTGCGGTATCCCTTGCGTGATCGTTGCAAACGATGCCACGGTGAAGGGAGGGACTTATTATCCCCTAACCGTCAAGAAGCATATTCGCGCACAGGAGATCGCTCGGGAAAATCGTCTTCCTTGCCTATATCTGGTCGATTCCGGGGGAGCGTTTCTTCCGATGCAAGACGAAGTTTTTCCGGATAAGGAGCATTTCGGAAGAATCTTTTATAACCAGGCAAACTTATCGCGGGAGGGAATTCCTCAGATCTCCGTCGTAATGGGGAGCTGCACGGCCGGCGGCGCATACATTCCCGCTATGTCGGACGAGTCCGTCATCGTGCGTGGAAACGGAACCATCTTCTTAGGCGGTCCTCCACTGGTTAAGGCAGCGACGGGAGAAATCGTCACTCCGGAAGAACTGGGAGGGGCGGATGTCCATTGCAGGATCTCCGGTGTAACGGATCATTTAGCGGAAAACGATACGCATGCCCTCGAAATTGCGAGGCATATCGTGTCCACATTAGGTTCGGAAGGAAATTCGTCGATCCGATCCATTTCGTACGAAGAGCCTCTGTATCCTGCCGAAGAAATTTACGGCATTATTCAGAAAGATATTCGCAAACCCTATGACGTGAGAGAAGTAATCGCTCGGATTGTGGACGGTTCTCGATTCCAAGAATTCAAAAAGAATTATGGAACGACGATCGTCACGGGATTTGCGAACATTTACGGGAAGTTAGTCGGCATCGTGGCAAACAATGGAGTGCTTTTTTCCGAAAGCTCCCTTAAAGCGGCCCATTTTATCGAGCTTTGCAATCAGAGGGAGATTCCCTTGATCTTTTTGCAGAATATCACCGGATTTATGGTCGGAAAGAAGTATGAAAATTCCGGGATCGCAAAAGACGGCGCAAAGATGGTCAACGCAGTTTCCACTTCGGTAGTTCCGAAATACACTGTGGTGATCGGAGGTTCCTACGGGGCGGGTAATTACGGAATGTGCGGGAGAGCCTTCGGTCCTAGATTTCTTTGGATGTGGCCCAATGCCCGTATTTCGGTGATGGGCGGGGAACAGGCCTCGAACGTTTTGCTAACCGTAAAATTGGATCAATTGGAAAAAGAAGGAAAGACTTTGTCGGAGGCGGAAAGGGAACTTTTCCGAAAGCCGATTTTGGAAGATTACGAAAATCGCTCGTCCTATTTATACTCGACGGCAAGACTCTGGGATGATGGGGTTTTGGACCCGGCTAAGACTCGTGAATCGTTAGGTCTGGCTTTGTATTCCGATCATTCCGCGAGAGGACAAAAACCGTCCTACGCAATCTTTCGAATGTAATTCTTTCGGACGTTTCCTGGTATTTTGAAATTTTCGAGTCATCTGCCAGGCTTGGAACGTCTAACTCCTCAAAATTTTGGCAATTCCCCAAAATGTGCTTAATTAATAGGCAAAGTGCCGACCATCGTATTCCAAAACCCAGAGTATCCGTTGCTGTTTGAAGACAAATTGATGCGTAAACAAAGAAAAACCCTTTCCAGATTAGTATTTCGCCTTCTCTCCTGGACGAATTTGTAAATTTCATTTTTTTTCCCATAAATTCTGATTCGGGTACTCTTTTTGCATTAGGGGGAGTAAACAAAATGCCCGAGATGAGATTTGAGAAAATGAAATCGGTTAAAAAAATTCTTCCGTTCCTGATCCTCGTGATTCCAGCCCTAGTATGGGGCCAGGACGCAACTCCCGCTGCGGCTGCACCGGCAGCTCCCGTGCCCACCTTGGATAAAGGTGATACTGCATGGATGATTGTAGCATCCACCTTCGTGTTCTTTATGATCCCCGGCCTCGCCTTGTTCTATGGCGGTCTGGTAAGATCTAAGAACGTTCTTTCCACAATGATGCATAGCTTTATCGCTATTCTCGTTTTGACACTGCAGTGGACTATTTTCGGATACAGCTTCGCTTTTTCCGGGGATAACCCTTACTTCGGCGACTTTGCGCTCGCGTTTTTGAACGGGATCGATGAAAATACTTTGGAACTGACCGTTCCAAAATACGTTCACTTCCTGTTTCAAGGAATGTTTGCATTGATTACTCCCGCGCTGATTTCCGGTGCGATTGCAGAGCGAGTTAAGCTTTCAGGATACGTCGCATTCATTCTGCTTTGGGCGACCTTCGTTTACGATCCTGTCGCGCATTGGGTTTGGGCCGGTTCAGGTTGGTTATTTAAAATGAGCGCCCTTGACTTTGCGGGAGGAACCGTTGTCCACTTGATTTCCGGTATTGCAGGATTGGCAGCCGCCATCGTCATCGGAAAACGTAAAGGAGAAGGTATTTCTCTTGTTCAGCCGAATAATCTGACTTACACTTTGATCGGTGCCGGTTTACTTTGGTTCGGTTGGTTCGGATTCAACGCAGGTTCCGGACTTGCCACTAACGGTATTGCCGCTCGCGCATTCGTCGTAACGTTGATCGCTCCAGCTGCCGCAGGAGTTGCCTGGTTAGCGATCGAGTATCTGCATACTAAAAAAGCGACCGCTCTCGGTGCCGCTTCGGGTATCGTCGCTGGGCTTGTCGTTATTACGCCCGCTTCGGGTTTTGTCGGTCCGGTAGGAGCCATTTATATGGGCTTGATTGTCGCTCCGATCTGCTACGGCGCTATCCTTCTGAAAGGTAAGCTCGGATACGATGACTCTCTCGATGCATTCGGTATTCACGGAGTCGGCGGTGCGATCGGCGCCATTCTAACGGGTGTATTCACTCTCACGTTAGGAGCCGGAGTCGCCAGCAAGGGAGATCAGATCGTAGTTCAGTTGATTAGCGTCCTAGCTACCGGCGGTTACTCGTTCATCGTTTCCCTCATATTAGCTTTCGTTATCGAGAAAACCATTGGATTCAGAATTTCCGAAGAGAAGGAAATTGCCGGTCTTGATTCGGAAATTCACGGAGAGAAGGGTTATATTCTTTAATCCTTTGAAAATTTGATTTAATAAGTAAAGGAGAGCATATGAAATTAATCGTAGCAATTATCCAGCCCCATAAACTGGAAGAAGTCAAAGCCGAGCTGACAAAGAACGAGATCTACAGGCTTACGGTCAGCGACGTGCAAGGCTACGGGCAGCAGAAAGGTAAGACGGAAGTCTTCCGCGGTCATGAATACCAAGTAAACCTTCTTCGCAAGGTAAGATTGGAAATCGCGGTAAACGACGAGTTCGTTAAGCCTACCGTAGATGCCATCTTGAAAGCGGCAAAGACCGGCGACGGAAAAATCGGCGACGGAAAAATCCTGATTCTTCCGCTCGAGGATGTCATCCGCATCCGTACCGGCGAAAGAGGAAGTTCCGCTATCTAAAGGATTGATTCTTCCCCCAAACGAGTCGAAACCTGCTTGGGGTCGGTACTACCGGCCCCTTTTTTGTGATTATTTCGTTAAGCGAAGGAATCTATTTTTATAAGATAGATCTTTCCGAATCAATACCTCCGAATACCCGATGGAAAGGGCTTCTTCGGATAGCCATTGCGAGTATTCCGGATGAGTCTCTAGGAAAAGTTTTCCGCCCTTAAATAGGTAAGCTAACGCTTCCTTTAGAAGTTTCGCATGGAATTCCTTGAAATTCGATACGAAGAGAGCGATATGCGGTTCGTAACCGATCACGTCCTGCATGATTTCCGTCTTTTCGGATTCGGGAATATAAGGGGGATTTGCGACGATAAAATCGAACGATAAAATCGTAGGTATGGGAGCGAGTAAATCTCCGATGAAGAAGTCCATCGCGCGCTCACTTCCCAGAATTTCCAACCCGTTCCGCTCGGAGATTTTCAAAGCTTCTTGAGAAATATCGGAGAAACTTGGAGACCAATCGGCTCTGGCTTTTGCGAGGCTAATTCCTATGCATCCGCTTCCGGAACAAAGATCTAAAAATTTCAGCCGACCGTTCTTGTCCGGGAATTCTTCCAGTATCCAGGCCACCAATTCTTCCGTTTCCGGCCTTGGAATCAGCACGGTATTATCTATAAAGAAATCCGAATCGAAGAATGCCTTTCGTCCAATGATGTAAGCCGTAGGGCGGAATCTAGAGCGTTCCACTATTCTTTCCCGATATGCGTCTTTTTCCTCGTTCGAAAGCGGACGTTCAAAATCCACATATAACTTTACGCGAGGAATCTTGAGAAGGTCGGCTAATAATAATTCCGCGTCGAGCCGAGCTGAGGGAATATTCTTTTTCTTCAGAAATTCTTCCGACTTCTTTAGTAAAT encodes:
- a CDS encoding GlmU family protein, with amino-acid sequence MARVQRILIDEREIPSGLKALTRVRSFTEIRDGVLTPLERLRAQYGDAKFFYAHSLPIFEKSFLERNSRINIYDGRDVDLIITPEEFLPWKLIDGTGRSIEQDIDLNKDLRRWIRKLKVKSGDFQIVGKSKHLHVHPSASIFPGVVIDVTSGPVIIDKDVKITSFSFLEGPLYIGPSARIDNARITGGTTIGQACRIGGEVGESIILDYSNKHHEGFLGHSVVGSWVNIGALATTSDLKNNYGIVKIKEEDVECNTGSIKFGSIIGDYSKVGIGVMLNTGTVIDFGCNVVSSRVGGYLPPFSWVNGEPYILDLFLRDSRKIMARRNRELSSSESELIRVLYETKVRK
- a CDS encoding carboxyl transferase domain-containing protein; protein product: MEVLESQIRTSSSEYKENYEDLSKRVEATRRLLEKVRKGGGDKAIQRHKSRGKLTARERVEGLLDPNTPFLEFSGLAGQEVYADEVPSAGIITGIGRICGIPCVIVANDATVKGGTYYPLTVKKHIRAQEIARENRLPCLYLVDSGGAFLPMQDEVFPDKEHFGRIFYNQANLSREGIPQISVVMGSCTAGGAYIPAMSDESVIVRGNGTIFLGGPPLVKAATGEIVTPEELGGADVHCRISGVTDHLAENDTHALEIARHIVSTLGSEGNSSIRSISYEEPLYPAEEIYGIIQKDIRKPYDVREVIARIVDGSRFQEFKKNYGTTIVTGFANIYGKLVGIVANNGVLFSESSLKAAHFIELCNQREIPLIFLQNITGFMVGKKYENSGIAKDGAKMVNAVSTSVVPKYTVVIGGSYGAGNYGMCGRAFGPRFLWMWPNARISVMGGEQASNVLLTVKLDQLEKEGKTLSEAERELFRKPILEDYENRSSYLYSTARLWDDGVLDPAKTRESLGLALYSDHSARGQKPSYAIFRM
- a CDS encoding ammonium transporter, producing the protein MKSVKKILPFLILVIPALVWGQDATPAAAAPAAPVPTLDKGDTAWMIVASTFVFFMIPGLALFYGGLVRSKNVLSTMMHSFIAILVLTLQWTIFGYSFAFSGDNPYFGDFALAFLNGIDENTLELTVPKYVHFLFQGMFALITPALISGAIAERVKLSGYVAFILLWATFVYDPVAHWVWAGSGWLFKMSALDFAGGTVVHLISGIAGLAAAIVIGKRKGEGISLVQPNNLTYTLIGAGLLWFGWFGFNAGSGLATNGIAARAFVVTLIAPAAAGVAWLAIEYLHTKKATALGAASGIVAGLVVITPASGFVGPVGAIYMGLIVAPICYGAILLKGKLGYDDSLDAFGIHGVGGAIGAILTGVFTLTLGAGVASKGDQIVVQLISVLATGGYSFIVSLILAFVIEKTIGFRISEEKEIAGLDSEIHGEKGYIL
- a CDS encoding P-II family nitrogen regulator, translated to MKLIVAIIQPHKLEEVKAELTKNEIYRLTVSDVQGYGQQKGKTEVFRGHEYQVNLLRKVRLEIAVNDEFVKPTVDAILKAAKTGDGKIGDGKILILPLEDVIRIRTGERGSSAI
- the prmC gene encoding peptide chain release factor N(5)-glutamine methyltransferase gives rise to the protein MPDSQDSVLNLLKKSEEFLKKKNIPSARLDAELLLADLLKIPRVKLYVDFERPLSNEEKDAYRERIVERSRFRPTAYIIGRKAFFDSDFFIDNTVLIPRPETEELVAWILEEFPDKNGRLKFLDLCSGSGCIGISLAKARADWSPSFSDISQEALKISERNGLEILGSERAMDFFIGDLLAPIPTILSFDFIVANPPYIPESEKTEIMQDVIGYEPHIALFVSNFKEFHAKLLKEALAYLFKGGKLFLETHPEYSQWLSEEALSIGYSEVLIRKDLSYKNRFLRLTK